Part of the Halodesulfurarchaeum formicicum genome is shown below.
CAGCCGGTCGTCGGCCTGGGTCTCGTCCGTGCCTGCACCGTAGATGATCGACGTTCGGACGTCAGAGATCGGGATGTCGAACTGCTGGTGGGCCAGCCGCATGTTCGCGGCGTCGTGGCTCTTTGTCAGATGATACCAGCTACCAGCCATCGCGGGGAACGGAACCGCATCCGCCTCGCCCTGGTTCTCCATCGTCGCGCCGCCCTCGGGGATCGGGAACTCGGGGGCACCGTAGACACCGGTCGTCGTGGTCTCGATGAAGTGGGTATCGGTGAGGTCCTGTTCCTCCAGCCCCCAGAGCAGGTTCCGCGTGGCCTGCATGTTGTTGTGCTGGGTGTAATTCGCCCGCTCGCCGTTGATCTGGGAGTAGGGCGCGGAAGGCTGGGCCGCGGCGTGAACGATGACCTCGGGTTCGTGGATTCCGAGCAGTTCGTCCGTGAACTCCTTGTCCGCCAGGTCGCCCTCGACGAAGGAGAGGTTCGTGATCCCCAGGACTTCCTCGGCGGCGTCCAGTCGCTCGGAGATCGGGGCGACGGGTGTCGCGCTGCGTGAGCCGACGTTCTCGACCCACTCGCGGCGGGCGAAATTGTCGACGAGCACGACTCGGTCGTCGGTGCGACTGGCGATCCGCAGGGCGGTCGGCCACCCGAGGTAGCCGTCGCCGCCGGTGAGCAGAATGGTCATAGTTACTCAGTTCGCGAGTTACTAGCCAATCCCCATAAGCGTACCTACTGCGAAACCGGGTGTGAGAACTGTTGGCGAGGAACTACAGCCGCCTGGCTCGACTCGTTCGACGAGCCCGTCGAAGTCCGAATTGAAACTGAGTACCGCATCGATGTCGCGGGATTCACAGAGTGAAACGATCGTTGTCCGTGAAACTGAGATCTTGGTTTTCTTTCGGACCAACTCGTTACATCTTTCCCCCGTCGCCCAGCCAATAGAGCCATGGACACCGTCATTCTCGCCGCGGGCGAGGGCACTCGAATGCGCCCGCTCACGGCGGATCGCCCGAAACCGATGCTCCCGGTAGCGGATCGGCCGCTTCTGGAGCACACGATCGAGGCGGCTCGGTCTGCGGGGGCGGACCGGATCATTCTCGTGATCGGCTACGAAGGGG
Proteins encoded:
- a CDS encoding NAD-dependent epimerase/dehydratase family protein; translated protein: MTILLTGGDGYLGWPTALRIASRTDDRVVLVDNFARREWVENVGSRSATPVAPISERLDAAEEVLGITNLSFVEGDLADKEFTDELLGIHEPEVIVHAAAQPSAPYSQINGERANYTQHNNMQATRNLLWGLEEQDLTDTHFIETTTTGVYGAPEFPIPEGGATMENQGEADAVPFPAMAGSWYHLTKSHDAANMRLAHQQFDIPISDVRTSIIYGAGTDETQADDRLATRFDFDYYFGVVAHRFAAQAVAGYPMTVYGKGEQRKPFGSLEDAVEGLARLALMDPAERESGHTVYNQVTRPISIVEVAETIADVAGEFGYDVAVEHFENPRDEDETHEMEIENDRYLDLIDEQRVTFEEGMRETIGTISEYEEIITAHEDRFLPGVLED